The following coding sequences lie in one Synechococcus sp. PCC 7336 genomic window:
- a CDS encoding AbrB/MazE/SpoVT family DNA-binding domain-containing protein has protein sequence MTAKYQTTIPQSIREALGIRAGDRVQFELEGERVVLRKLPDLAWDDLEAVSETLGEWASAADGEAYDNCLTLDRVRAGVETGMTYLERKAWLRKSNLGEFWGLKPPV, from the coding sequence GTGACCGCAAAGTATCAGACCACCATACCGCAATCCATTCGCGAAGCTTTAGGGATTCGTGCGGGCGATCGAGTTCAGTTCGAACTTGAGGGGGAACGGGTCGTGTTGCGCAAGTTGCCCGACCTCGCTTGGGATGACCTCGAAGCTGTCTCGGAAACTTTAGGGGAGTGGGCTTCGGCGGCTGATGGGGAAGCTTATGACAATTGCCTGACTCTCGATCGAGTTAGAGCAGGTGTAGAGACTGGAATGACCTATCTCGAACGAAAAGCATGGTTGAGAAAGTCTAACTTAGGTGAGTTTTGGGGGCTGAAACCCCCTGTTTAG
- a CDS encoding DUF938 domain-containing protein produces the protein MAVNENPQVRDARQYAPATLRNREPILQILSDILPATGTVLEVSSGTGEHAAFFAPQLQPLQWIPSDPNPIARSSIAAWRSHSQAQSLYPPLALDACAAVWPVEREEFPADWRDIVAIVNINMIHIAPWKACLGLMAGAARILPPEGLLYLYGPFKREGKHTAASNAAFDASLRSQDPEWGVRDLEDVVRAAGDRGLQLARTEAMPANNLSVVFKRS, from the coding sequence ATGGCTGTGAATGAAAATCCCCAAGTGAGAGATGCTCGGCAGTACGCCCCCGCGACATTGCGCAATCGCGAGCCGATCTTGCAGATTCTTTCGGACATCTTGCCCGCGACCGGAACAGTGCTGGAAGTGTCTAGCGGCACGGGAGAACATGCAGCCTTTTTTGCCCCTCAGTTGCAGCCCCTCCAGTGGATTCCCTCGGACCCCAATCCGATCGCCCGATCGAGCATTGCGGCTTGGCGATCGCACTCGCAAGCCCAAAGTCTCTACCCTCCACTGGCCTTAGATGCCTGCGCAGCAGTCTGGCCGGTAGAGCGGGAGGAGTTCCCAGCAGACTGGCGGGATATTGTGGCGATCGTCAATATCAATATGATTCACATCGCCCCTTGGAAAGCTTGTTTGGGGCTAATGGCAGGGGCAGCGAGGATTTTGCCGCCAGAAGGACTGCTGTATTTGTACGGGCCGTTCAAACGGGAGGGGAAACATACGGCTGCGAGTAATGCGGCATTCGATGCAAGTTTGCGATCGCAAGATCCCGAGTGGGGGGTGCGGGATTTGGAAGATGTGGTGCGGGCGGCAGGCGATCGCGGCTTGCAGTTGGCTCGAACCGAGGCCATGCCTGCCAACAACTTATCTGTCGTTTTCAAACGCTCCTAG
- a CDS encoding phosphate-starvation-inducible PsiE family protein, translating into MFKQFKRHLRNSLEAASFLRSLERVVGIASRILALSLVVVIFVAAIQLGISILAELIAPPYGQFETDLFKIFGLILDVLIAIELLENVTFYLKRNVFQVELVIVTALIAVARKIIILDFSATPGLKLIGLGLAIVALATSYWLVKQPIKNNSPPA; encoded by the coding sequence GTGTTCAAGCAGTTCAAACGACATTTGCGCAATAGTTTAGAGGCAGCCAGTTTTTTGCGATCGCTCGAACGAGTGGTAGGCATCGCCAGCCGGATCTTAGCGCTTTCGCTAGTGGTGGTGATTTTTGTCGCTGCCATTCAGTTAGGCATTTCGATTCTGGCAGAACTGATCGCGCCCCCCTACGGTCAGTTCGAGACGGACTTATTCAAGATTTTTGGGCTGATTCTCGATGTTCTGATTGCCATCGAACTGCTGGAGAATGTGACTTTTTACTTAAAACGGAATGTTTTTCAGGTGGAACTGGTGATTGTAACGGCACTCATCGCCGTTGCCCGTAAAATTATCATCCTAGATTTTTCTGCTACCCCCGGTCTCAAACTGATTGGCTTGGGGCTCGCGATCGTCGCCCTAGCCACAAGTTACTGGTTGGTCAAGCAACCCATAAAAAATAATTCCCCTCCGGCTTAA
- a CDS encoding penicillin-binding protein 2 — protein MTPSRLSQSVGRARHRRPSPSPPSERMLQRRLWCAGSIFFIGMSIAGLRFVQLQAIQRQVWRQQAIAQQRRLLSQPVFRRSIVDRRSVARHEAEFLAIDRPTYTLWARPEQYKQAETGEILAEIVAPIVDRPRAELRQIFTAEWPSIAARDLSEAQTHRLRQAINAAQRDRHLDLSGFDLQPSRQRVYPHGEVAAAVVGHIGFTGAAGEVEPQGLAGIELKWQEQIDFDPPAAVEVWQDGLGAVQAASHSANGNLQVDEQVVQLTLDMRLQRAAQAALRKGMAEYEAERGAAIVMNPHTGEILALVDEPTYDSNHYYDYDISRYRNWAVAERYEPGSTFKPISVALALQANAIQPGTLVEDTGLMAVGGHTIQNYDYNPAAIPGWLDISQVLQRSSNVGTVRILDLLGREPFYEGLLSLGLGQPSGVDFPLEPSSYIKDRFPTVNYPIEAATAAFGQGIAVTPLQLVQLHAAIANGGYRVTPHVMRGLVDRDTDELMWQPERPQPERVLSAEVTAAVRQMLLDVVERGSGSNVAIEGYQIGGKTGTAQKSDGSGYLPRSQRITSFIAYFPALEPQYVILAVTDNPQGDSAFGGTVTAPIVRSIIEEIIANDILHPQRQATELPSRDE, from the coding sequence GTGACTCCATCCCGGCTAAGCCAATCGGTCGGACGAGCCCGCCATCGGCGGCCATCGCCCTCCCCCCCCTCCGAACGCATGCTGCAGCGGCGGTTGTGGTGCGCGGGATCGATCTTCTTTATTGGGATGTCGATCGCGGGGCTGCGGTTCGTGCAGTTGCAGGCAATTCAGCGGCAAGTATGGCGACAGCAAGCGATCGCACAGCAGCGACGGCTGCTGAGCCAGCCAGTGTTTCGGCGATCGATTGTGGATCGCCGCTCCGTAGCTCGCCACGAGGCAGAATTTTTGGCGATCGACCGACCGACTTATACGCTTTGGGCTCGGCCCGAACAATACAAGCAGGCCGAAACGGGGGAGATTTTGGCCGAGATCGTCGCCCCGATTGTGGATCGCCCCCGAGCGGAATTGCGCCAGATTTTTACAGCCGAATGGCCGTCGATCGCGGCACGCGATCTCTCTGAAGCACAGACCCATCGACTCCGACAGGCCATTAACGCAGCCCAACGAGATCGCCATCTCGATCTGAGTGGTTTCGACCTACAACCCTCCCGACAGCGGGTTTATCCCCACGGCGAGGTGGCAGCAGCGGTGGTGGGGCACATTGGCTTTACTGGCGCGGCAGGAGAGGTGGAGCCGCAAGGACTAGCTGGCATCGAGCTAAAGTGGCAAGAGCAGATTGACTTCGATCCTCCTGCCGCCGTGGAGGTCTGGCAGGACGGTCTGGGGGCGGTACAGGCAGCCAGTCACTCGGCCAATGGCAACCTGCAGGTGGACGAACAGGTGGTGCAATTGACGCTGGACATGCGCCTGCAGCGGGCAGCCCAGGCGGCCTTGCGTAAAGGTATGGCCGAATATGAAGCAGAACGGGGGGCTGCGATTGTGATGAATCCCCATACAGGCGAAATCTTAGCGCTGGTCGACGAACCCACCTACGATTCCAACCACTACTACGACTACGACATCAGCCGCTATCGCAATTGGGCGGTGGCCGAACGTTACGAGCCGGGGTCCACCTTCAAGCCCATCTCGGTCGCCCTCGCGCTGCAAGCCAATGCCATTCAACCCGGCACCCTCGTGGAAGATACGGGACTGATGGCCGTGGGGGGACATACCATTCAAAATTACGATTACAATCCCGCCGCAATTCCCGGTTGGCTCGACATCAGTCAGGTCTTGCAGCGATCTAGCAATGTGGGTACGGTGCGCATTCTGGACCTCCTGGGACGAGAGCCATTCTATGAGGGCTTACTGAGTTTGGGATTGGGACAGCCCAGTGGCGTCGATTTTCCCCTAGAACCGTCTAGCTACATCAAAGATCGTTTCCCGACGGTGAATTACCCGATCGAAGCGGCGACGGCTGCCTTCGGCCAGGGGATTGCGGTCACGCCTCTCCAACTGGTGCAACTCCATGCCGCGATCGCCAATGGAGGCTATCGAGTCACCCCCCATGTGATGCGCGGCTTGGTCGATCGCGATACAGACGAGCTAATGTGGCAACCCGAGCGGCCTCAGCCCGAACGGGTGCTGTCGGCAGAGGTAACGGCTGCAGTGCGGCAGATGCTCTTGGATGTGGTGGAACGGGGCAGCGGTAGCAATGTGGCGATCGAGGGCTATCAAATCGGCGGCAAAACCGGCACGGCCCAAAAGTCCGACGGCAGTGGCTACTTACCCCGAAGTCAGCGGATTACCAGCTTTATCGCCTACTTCCCCGCCCTAGAGCCTCAATACGTCATCCTGGCTGTGACAGACAATCCTCAGGGAGACAGTGCCTTTGGCGGGACTGTCACTGCTCCCATCGTGCGATCGATTATCGAAGAAATTATCGCCAACGATATTCTCCATCCCCAGCGACAGGCCACTGAACTCCCGAGCCGCGATGAGTAA
- a CDS encoding site-2 protease family protein, with protein sequence MRGGLRVGNLFGIPFYINYTWFAIAGLLTLSYAFNLLNFNSSWNLPTALAVGLATSLGLFGSVLAHELAHSLAARAQGISVTSITLFIFGGMATIERESDNPWAAFRVAIAGPLLSFALFLALKLVQLSRLVPETSGLGVWVSNIAGANLIIALFNLIPGLPLDGGQILKAVVWGVTGDRHTGMKWAARSGQIVGWGTIGLGLLLGFAESSFAGLWIGFIGLFILNSARRYSQYLQLQQVLTQLMARDAMRRNFRVVDVALTLREFADRYLIPAEEREVFFADCDGRYKGMVDPEAMRQIERSQWELENLYAILTPMDQLEGIAEEASIPEVIRLMRNGDRARVPVLSPTGAIAGLIDKGDIVRSLGERLGIAISPELVQRVREENKFPAGFPVDIDSPA encoded by the coding sequence ATGAGAGGTGGTCTCAGAGTTGGAAACCTATTTGGGATTCCCTTTTACATCAACTACACCTGGTTTGCGATCGCCGGATTGCTGACGCTGTCTTATGCCTTCAATCTGTTAAATTTCAACTCATCCTGGAATCTTCCCACAGCATTGGCAGTCGGTCTGGCAACATCCTTAGGCTTGTTTGGTTCGGTCTTGGCCCACGAACTCGCCCACAGTTTGGCCGCCCGAGCCCAAGGGATTTCCGTCACATCGATTACGCTGTTCATTTTTGGCGGCATGGCCACCATCGAGCGGGAGTCAGATAACCCCTGGGCCGCGTTTCGGGTGGCGATCGCCGGTCCTCTACTCAGCTTTGCCCTATTCTTAGCGCTCAAACTGGTGCAATTGTCTCGCTTAGTCCCCGAGACATCGGGTCTGGGCGTGTGGGTCTCAAATATTGCTGGAGCCAATCTCATCATTGCGCTATTCAACCTCATTCCCGGCTTGCCCCTCGATGGCGGTCAAATTCTCAAGGCTGTTGTGTGGGGGGTGACGGGCGATCGCCACACGGGCATGAAATGGGCGGCGCGATCGGGGCAAATTGTGGGGTGGGGCACGATCGGGCTCGGTCTGCTGCTGGGATTCGCCGAAAGCTCTTTTGCAGGACTGTGGATTGGCTTCATTGGGCTATTTATCCTCAACAGCGCGCGGCGATACAGTCAGTACCTACAACTCCAACAGGTGCTGACTCAGTTAATGGCACGGGATGCCATGCGGCGGAATTTTCGCGTTGTGGATGTGGCCCTGACGCTGCGAGAATTTGCCGATCGCTATTTGATTCCTGCCGAGGAGCGAGAGGTGTTTTTTGCCGACTGCGACGGTCGCTATAAGGGCATGGTGGACCCAGAGGCAATGCGGCAGATCGAGCGCAGCCAATGGGAACTCGAGAACTTATACGCCATTCTGACCCCGATGGACCAATTGGAAGGTATTGCGGAAGAGGCATCCATTCCCGAAGTGATTCGTCTGATGCGTAACGGCGATCGCGCCCGCGTTCCCGTCCTATCGCCCACAGGGGCGATCGCGGGGTTGATCGATAAAGGAGATATTGTGCGCAGTTTGGGCGAGCGGTTGGGGATTGCAATCTCTCCCGAATTAGTGCAGCGGGTGCGGGAAGAAAACAAGTTTCCGGCAGGATTTCCGGTCGATATTGATTCTCCGGCGTAG